A stretch of Apodemus sylvaticus chromosome 18, mApoSyl1.1, whole genome shotgun sequence DNA encodes these proteins:
- the LOC127669021 gene encoding olfactory receptor 2Z1-like: MGTSNVSATSDFILVGLFSYTGPHLVLFFLVATMFIIGLLGNTILIFLIATDSRLHTPMYFLLSQLSLLDVGFPLVTIPKMVAEFLQGKNVITFGECTAQMFFLMLMGVSEGVLLSLMSYDRYVAVCHPLHYQVLMRSQVCLVMVGASWFSGALVASIQTSIALQFPYCASHTVDHFFCELPALLKLSCADTSAYELALSISGVLILLMPLSLILTSYGQVLRAVVLMRSAEARYKAFTTCSSHVAVVGLFYGAAVFMYMVPGSYHSPQQDNVVSLFYSLITPTLNPLIYSLRNREVQMSLVKIMGRSDFRAKR; the protein is encoded by the coding sequence ATGGGGACTTCAAATGTGTCAGCAACTTCAGATTTCATCCTTGTAGGGCTCTTCAGTTATACAGGGCCCCATCTTGTCCTGTTCTTCCTCGTGGCCACCATGTTCATCATAGGCCTGCTAGGCAACACCATCCTGATTTTCCTGATTGCCACAGACTCCAggctccacacacccatgtacttcctGCTCAGCCAACTCTCACTTTTGGATGTCGGCTTCCCACTGGTTACCATCCCCAAAATGGTGGCTGAGTTCCTGCAAGGAAAGAATGTCATAACCTTTGGGGAATGCACCGCCCAGATGTTCTTCCTCATGCTCATGGGTGTCTCTGAGGGTGTCCTTCTGTCCCTTATGTCTTATGACCGCTACGTGGCCGTATGCCACCCCTTGCATTACCAGGTGCTCATGAGAAGCCAAGTGTGTCTGGTGATGGTGGGCGCATCCTGGTTCTCAGGTGCCTTGGTGGCCTCCATCCAGACCTCCATCGCCCTTCAGTTCCCCTACTGTGCCTCACACACGGTGGACCACTTCTTCTGTGAGCTGCCAGCTCTCCTCAAGCTGTCATGTGCAGACACATCAGCCTATGAGTTGGCGCTCTCCATCTCTGGGGTGCTGATCTTACTGATGCCTCTGTCTCTCATCCTCACCTCTTATGGCCAAGTTCTGAGGGCTGTAGTGCTCATGCGCTCAGCTGAAGCTAGATACAAGGCTTTCACCACGTGCTCCTCACATGTGGCTGTAGTGGGTCTCTTTTACGGGGCAGCAGTATTCATGTACATGGTCCCGGGCAGCTACCACAGCCCACAACAGGACAATGTGGTGTCCCTCTTCTACAGCCTCATCACCCCTACCCTCAACCCCCTGATCTACAGCTTGAGAAACAGAGAAGTTCAAATGTCCTTGGTCAAGATCATGGGCAGGTCTGACTTCAGGGCGAAGCGATGA